Proteins from one Candidatus Binatota bacterium genomic window:
- a CDS encoding HAD-IIIC family phosphatase — MAGSDHSRTLKESVQAYLADGDKAAAHRLLVERCFAGAPAHEYRWLADRMAETSVDAVSLKVAFLSTYTVEPLRELLRALALAHGVTVELYFGGFGQLEQEVLKPGSGLAAFKPDAVVLAWRLEDLLPGLSGVGGRDDEDSELEARLAVLLDGLADGYRGSTVLAHTFDCPAAVPLGVVDYEQPGGVRARVERFNAVLRQCAESRPALHLVDTERVARRAGAAWFQPRHWYSARAPHGPAALLELSREYAAYLRALAGRTAKVVMLDLDNTLWGGVLGEDGADGVELGPDYPGNAFVAFQQELKELAARGVLLVLNSKNNEDEVRGLFASHPHMLLGWGDFAATRVNWQDKASNTEELAEELSLGLDSFVFVDDSPHELEVVGSRLPGVSTVQVPAEPAELPGLLSRRGYFESLSFSAEDSRRGELYRAEGERKTLRGSSRSLDDFYRSLNMRLRVHEVGEGELVRVAQLTQKTNQFNMTTRRYSEAETALLLNDDATAVRAFSLVDRFGDSGIVSVVIAREGSKAWELDSFLMSCRVIGRTVETAILALIADEARAAGAGALVGDFLPTKKNAPASGVYEAHGFVESGGADSEGGQRWSLDLGSDSVPRVPAWIEIAD, encoded by the coding sequence ATGGCAGGCAGCGACCATTCCAGGACCTTAAAAGAAAGCGTTCAGGCCTACCTGGCCGACGGTGACAAGGCTGCGGCCCATCGCCTGCTCGTTGAACGCTGCTTTGCAGGGGCCCCGGCCCACGAGTACCGCTGGTTGGCCGACCGGATGGCCGAGACTTCAGTTGATGCGGTTAGCTTGAAGGTCGCATTTCTTTCTACTTACACGGTTGAGCCCCTGCGCGAGCTTCTGCGCGCGCTCGCGCTGGCGCACGGGGTGACCGTGGAGCTCTACTTCGGTGGCTTTGGCCAGCTGGAACAGGAGGTGCTGAAGCCGGGTAGTGGGCTCGCGGCGTTTAAACCCGATGCCGTGGTGCTGGCCTGGCGGCTTGAAGACTTGCTGCCTGGCCTGTCCGGGGTCGGCGGTCGCGACGACGAAGACAGCGAGCTCGAGGCCCGCCTCGCTGTGTTGCTGGACGGGCTTGCCGACGGCTACCGGGGGAGCACGGTACTGGCCCACACCTTTGATTGCCCAGCGGCTGTGCCCCTGGGGGTGGTCGACTACGAACAGCCCGGGGGGGTACGTGCGCGAGTCGAGCGCTTCAACGCAGTGCTTCGTCAATGCGCCGAGTCGAGGCCGGCGCTGCACCTGGTCGACACTGAGCGCGTGGCTCGGCGCGCGGGTGCCGCCTGGTTTCAACCCCGCCACTGGTACTCGGCGAGGGCACCGCACGGGCCGGCCGCCTTGCTGGAGCTGTCGCGCGAGTACGCAGCTTACCTGCGAGCGCTGGCCGGCAGGACGGCCAAGGTAGTGATGCTCGATCTCGACAACACGCTGTGGGGTGGGGTGCTGGGCGAAGACGGCGCCGATGGTGTTGAGCTGGGCCCCGACTACCCGGGCAATGCTTTCGTGGCTTTCCAGCAGGAGCTCAAGGAGCTGGCGGCCCGCGGCGTGCTCCTGGTCCTCAACAGCAAGAACAACGAGGACGAAGTGCGAGGGCTCTTCGCTTCGCACCCCCACATGCTGCTGGGGTGGGGTGATTTTGCCGCTACCAGGGTCAACTGGCAGGACAAGGCGAGTAACACCGAGGAGCTGGCCGAAGAGCTGTCGCTGGGGCTGGACAGCTTTGTGTTCGTCGACGACAGCCCGCATGAGCTGGAGGTCGTTGGGTCGCGCTTACCGGGGGTGAGCACCGTGCAGGTGCCCGCCGAACCGGCCGAGCTGCCGGGCCTTCTCTCCCGCCGGGGCTACTTCGAATCCTTGTCGTTCAGCGCCGAAGATTCACGCCGCGGCGAACTCTACCGAGCCGAGGGAGAGCGTAAAACCCTGCGCGGCAGCAGTCGCTCGCTCGACGACTTCTACCGCTCTCTCAATATGCGATTGCGCGTGCACGAAGTGGGCGAGGGCGAACTGGTGCGGGTGGCCCAGCTCACGCAGAAGACCAACCAGTTCAACATGACAACGCGGCGTTACAGCGAAGCCGAGACCGCGTTGTTGTTGAATGACGATGCTACCGCCGTACGAGCTTTCTCGCTGGTCGATCGTTTTGGTGACAGCGGCATTGTCTCGGTCGTTATCGCGCGCGAGGGCTCCAAGGCATGGGAGCTGGACAGTTTTCTCATGAGCTGTCGGGTCATAGGCCGCACGGTCGAGACCGCCATCCTGGCGCTGATTGCCGACGAGGCCCGTGCTGCCGGTGCCGGTGCACTGGTCGGTGATTTTTTACCCACGAAAAAAAACGCACCGGCCTCCGGTGTCTACGAAGCTCATGGATTTGTTGAAAGCGGTGGTGCCGACAGCGAGGGGGGACAACGCTGGAGTCTGGACCTCGGCAGCGACTCGGTGCCTCGGGTGCCTGCCTGGATAGAGATAGCCGACTGA
- a CDS encoding alpha/beta hydrolase, translated as MAFSSKASVLNSDFARRLAHIAERGATLAMPGLRTAGFMALSWRDLAGLGGPGDGMPLVKPNLSMAVKVAIDETVRAMLVPNLPLPSAAELHRVRGEFQEAAALYESRGWSANPALYHRQPPPITSPQIFRRRVLGLDVEHLQFDSDYQPRSGEPGADRWLARSANRKGHAWLLRHHDRPRPWLMCIHGYRMGQASAGLAAFHARYLHEELGLNLVMPVLPLHGPRAGRHRSGEGFMVADSMDTLFAVSQGIWDLRRLLSWVRGPGEAVSTGAYGISLGGYHASLLSSLDGALDCVIAGIPATSFSALAREHLPASVRTWLERAGVNWTMIDNLQRVISPMSLPCRTPHRGRHIFAGVADRLVSRGQVNELWHHWERPNLHWYQGTHLSFNLDQGVNDFIGHALDSTGMSRAAAARSSEHASRAA; from the coding sequence GTGGCTTTTTCAAGCAAGGCTTCTGTACTCAACAGCGATTTCGCACGCAGGCTGGCGCACATTGCCGAGCGCGGCGCTACGCTCGCGATGCCGGGACTGCGAACGGCTGGCTTTATGGCCCTGAGCTGGCGCGATCTCGCCGGCCTCGGTGGCCCCGGTGACGGTATGCCGCTGGTCAAACCCAACCTGTCGATGGCCGTAAAGGTCGCCATAGACGAAACCGTCCGGGCGATGCTCGTACCCAACCTCCCCCTGCCCTCTGCCGCCGAATTGCACCGCGTGCGAGGTGAGTTTCAGGAGGCAGCTGCGTTGTACGAGTCACGTGGTTGGAGCGCCAATCCTGCTCTCTACCACCGCCAGCCACCGCCGATCACTTCGCCGCAGATTTTTCGCCGCAGGGTTCTGGGGCTCGACGTCGAGCACCTGCAGTTTGACAGTGACTACCAGCCGCGCAGCGGCGAGCCGGGCGCCGACCGCTGGCTGGCCCGCAGCGCAAACCGTAAGGGACACGCCTGGCTGCTGCGACACCACGACCGCCCGCGGCCGTGGCTGATGTGCATACACGGCTACCGCATGGGCCAGGCCTCGGCCGGGCTTGCGGCCTTCCACGCCCGCTACCTGCACGAAGAGCTGGGGCTGAACCTGGTCATGCCCGTACTGCCCCTGCACGGTCCGCGCGCCGGGCGCCATCGCAGCGGCGAGGGATTCATGGTCGCCGACTCCATGGACACGCTGTTCGCGGTATCGCAGGGTATCTGGGATCTACGCCGCCTGCTCAGCTGGGTCCGTGGACCCGGCGAAGCGGTGTCGACGGGCGCTTACGGCATATCGCTGGGCGGCTACCACGCCTCGCTGCTGAGCAGCCTCGACGGCGCGCTCGACTGCGTGATTGCCGGCATTCCCGCCACCAGTTTTTCGGCACTGGCGCGTGAGCACCTGCCTGCCTCTGTGCGCACCTGGCTCGAGCGCGCGGGGGTCAACTGGACGATGATCGACAACCTCCAGCGAGTGATCTCACCGATGTCCCTGCCCTGCCGGACGCCTCACCGCGGGCGACACATATTTGCGGGCGTGGCGGATCGATTGGTTTCTCGCGGACAGGTCAACGAGCTCTGGCACCACTGGGAGCGACCGAACCTGCACTGGTACCAGGGCACGCACCTGTCGTTCAACCTCGACCAGGGCGTCAACGATTTCATTGGCCACGCGCTGGACTCGACCGGCATGTCTCGCGCAGCCGCGGCGCGTAGCAGCGAGCACGCGAGCCGCGCAGCCTGA
- a CDS encoding SDR family NAD(P)-dependent oxidoreductase encodes MVAPVPEQQSVVVVGVGAARGLGAAICRRAAASGATVYAAGRTLSRLEELAEDIAAKGGRAVAVATDTTREEQVAALFDRVQADASSPPVLVAYNAGNAVISPFVDTETAVFEKAWKVGCLGGFLVGREAARRMLPAGGTISFTGASASLRGSAAFGAFAAAKAGLRMVAQSMARELGPKGLHVVHMLVDGGIAGERLLSRFPDLAEQKGESGMLDPDAIADALWNVHLQPRSAWTHELDLRPWSESF; translated from the coding sequence ATGGTGGCACCCGTGCCTGAGCAACAGTCGGTAGTAGTGGTCGGCGTCGGAGCCGCGCGTGGCCTGGGCGCAGCAATCTGCCGACGGGCGGCAGCGTCGGGGGCCACGGTTTATGCCGCCGGCCGTACTCTCTCGCGCCTCGAAGAACTGGCCGAAGACATAGCGGCCAAGGGCGGCCGAGCGGTCGCCGTGGCCACCGATACCACCCGGGAAGAGCAGGTAGCAGCCCTGTTCGACCGCGTGCAGGCCGACGCGTCGTCACCGCCGGTGCTGGTTGCCTACAACGCCGGCAACGCCGTCATATCGCCTTTCGTAGACACCGAAACAGCGGTTTTCGAAAAAGCCTGGAAGGTAGGCTGCCTCGGCGGCTTTCTGGTCGGACGCGAGGCAGCGCGACGCATGCTTCCCGCGGGCGGCACCATCAGCTTTACCGGGGCGAGCGCTTCGCTGCGCGGCAGCGCTGCCTTCGGTGCCTTTGCCGCGGCCAAGGCCGGCCTGAGAATGGTGGCCCAGTCCATGGCCAGGGAGCTGGGCCCGAAAGGCTTGCACGTTGTCCACATGTTGGTCGATGGCGGTATCGCGGGCGAGCGCCTGCTCTCTCGTTTTCCAGACCTCGCAGAGCAGAAGGGTGAAAGTGGCATGCTCGACCCCGACGCCATTGCCGATGCACTGTGGAACGTACACCTGCAACCACGCTCAGCGTGGACCCACGAGCTTGACCTGAGGCCGTGGAGCGAGAGTTTCTAA
- a CDS encoding SDR family oxidoreductase, with the protein MERLVKKSILVTGAASGIGRATAIRLASEGAKILASDVDEAGLAATCESISADGGTASAMICNVADPEQVDACVDAAVQRHGGLDALCNIAGVLHADIASNVSLKIWQRMIDINLTGTFLMCQAALPHLVETKGAIVNMASIAGLSGQPFSLAYAASKGGVLALTYTLAVEYGKRGLRINAICPGDITSGMTENFVFPEGADLKLLYRVMSLTGARPPEAVAGVVAMLVSEDGIHINGEYIRVDGGTRA; encoded by the coding sequence ATGGAACGCTTAGTTAAAAAATCAATACTTGTTACCGGCGCCGCCTCGGGCATAGGCCGTGCCACCGCCATCAGGCTGGCGTCAGAGGGCGCGAAGATACTGGCGAGCGACGTCGACGAGGCTGGTCTCGCGGCCACCTGCGAGAGCATAAGCGCTGACGGCGGAACAGCGTCGGCGATGATCTGCAACGTGGCCGATCCCGAGCAGGTGGACGCCTGCGTGGACGCGGCCGTGCAACGTCACGGCGGACTCGACGCGCTCTGCAACATAGCCGGTGTGCTGCACGCCGACATAGCCTCCAACGTCAGCCTTAAAATCTGGCAGCGCATGATTGACATCAATCTCACCGGCACCTTCCTCATGTGTCAGGCTGCGCTCCCCCACCTCGTCGAAACGAAGGGCGCTATCGTCAACATGGCATCCATCGCCGGCCTGAGCGGACAGCCGTTTTCGCTTGCCTACGCTGCATCGAAGGGCGGCGTGCTGGCGCTGACTTACACCCTGGCGGTCGAATACGGAAAGCGCGGCCTGAGAATAAACGCGATCTGCCCGGGCGACATCACTTCGGGCATGACCGAGAACTTCGTATTTCCCGAGGGAGCTGACCTCAAGTTGCTCTACCGGGTAATGTCGCTCACCGGGGCACGACCGCCCGAAGCCGTGGCAGGAGTGGTGGCCATGTTGGTTTCCGAAGACGGCATCCACATCAACGGCGAATACATACGCGTGGATGGTGGCACCCGTGCCTGA
- a CDS encoding TonB-dependent receptor, with protein MKIQLALPAASCFRIVIFASLGLVALVTASPGVAGGEEAAAGEEAALLPTVLVDDDRLADDRLADEESARLLIEQRPGGVSLVGRENIEKSGARDLKDVLAGVPGLLLLRRYTGEQERLSIRGSGLRSNFGLRGVTVLIDGFPFTGADGFTETEALDLLNLRRVEVYRGGEARRWGGDTLGGAINMISRTGHDLAGNGSSGSEAWLESGSWDTSKLHVSTGHADENTDSLLAVSHSSSGGFRRHSAWDRQRVYASLGRRLEQGRSLRGDFIYAHSNTDLPGALTPTCPAPPAPCTDSYSIDDRAAEQSYVDQGAARDLEYYRAAGRLDVPLSPSSTLSLFGQAAYEDMDQPLSFGVIDWQLDNLSAEARLLSRGDADSRLRRLDAGVKLARAHQLRSLYRANGGLRGDLRSRFVGEAINAAFYADQSIRLGQRVDLDLGARVQYSHRSREDRLSDDYDGTHYWSASPSLGLSWHPRENHHVYLSASHSYEPAVLLEITSTGNLESDLDTLRPQRAWLFEAGWRGQQGERLRWDLAVYDSELRNEIININTTPFPGAGFTIPGFTNVSASRHQGIELGLDLLLARGLAQRRGRAGDDSLELSLTLNAVEFHYVDDPLYGDNEMPAVPPRFGGVALDYQHEDGCWARAGMEFVNDYSANGLGTQAVPGWELYSLAAGWQLNEQLEITLEVENLLDRRHVSTVVADSDDDHYIQPGQRRTLSAGLHYLW; from the coding sequence GTGAAAATTCAATTGGCCTTACCTGCAGCATCTTGTTTTCGCATTGTTATCTTCGCCTCGCTCGGCCTGGTTGCACTCGTGACAGCGTCGCCAGGGGTGGCCGGCGGCGAAGAAGCCGCCGCCGGCGAAGAAGCCGCCCTGCTTCCGACCGTGCTGGTCGACGACGACCGCCTGGCCGATGACCGCCTCGCCGACGAAGAGAGCGCGCGCCTTCTGATCGAGCAGCGCCCGGGTGGCGTGAGCCTCGTCGGCCGCGAAAATATCGAAAAATCAGGCGCGCGCGACCTCAAGGACGTGCTTGCCGGGGTACCGGGCCTGCTCCTGCTGCGTCGCTACACAGGCGAGCAGGAACGCTTGTCCATCAGGGGCTCGGGTTTGCGCAGCAATTTCGGCCTACGCGGCGTGACCGTACTCATCGATGGCTTTCCGTTCACCGGTGCCGACGGTTTTACCGAGACCGAGGCCCTAGACCTGCTCAACCTGCGAAGGGTTGAAGTCTATCGCGGGGGCGAGGCCCGGCGCTGGGGCGGCGACACCCTCGGTGGTGCGATCAACATGATCTCCCGCACCGGCCACGATCTTGCCGGCAACGGGAGTTCGGGGAGCGAAGCCTGGCTTGAGTCCGGTAGCTGGGACACCAGTAAGCTTCACGTCAGCACCGGCCACGCCGACGAGAACACGGACTCGCTGTTGGCCGTCAGCCATAGCAGTAGCGGTGGCTTTCGCCGCCACTCGGCCTGGGACCGGCAGCGCGTGTACGCGTCACTGGGACGACGCCTTGAACAAGGCCGCTCCTTGAGAGGCGATTTCATTTACGCGCACAGCAACACCGACCTGCCCGGTGCTCTCACGCCCACTTGCCCCGCACCGCCGGCGCCCTGCACCGACAGTTATTCCATCGACGACCGCGCGGCCGAGCAGAGTTACGTTGACCAGGGCGCGGCGCGAGATCTCGAGTACTACCGCGCCGCCGGCCGACTGGACGTGCCGCTATCGCCGTCGTCCACCCTGTCGTTGTTTGGACAAGCCGCTTACGAAGACATGGACCAGCCTCTCAGTTTTGGTGTAATCGACTGGCAGCTCGACAACCTCTCGGCCGAGGCGAGGCTGCTGTCGCGGGGCGACGCGGATTCGCGACTTCGGCGACTGGACGCCGGGGTTAAACTGGCCAGGGCTCACCAGCTGCGCTCACTCTACCGCGCCAACGGCGGACTGCGTGGCGACCTGCGCAGCCGCTTCGTCGGCGAAGCCATTAACGCGGCTTTTTACGCCGACCAGTCCATCCGCCTGGGCCAGCGCGTTGACCTCGACCTGGGGGCGCGCGTGCAGTACTCGCACCGCTCGCGCGAAGACCGACTGTCGGACGACTACGACGGGACCCACTACTGGTCGGCCTCGCCGTCGCTGGGACTCTCCTGGCACCCGCGCGAAAATCACCACGTCTACCTGTCAGCGTCGCACAGCTACGAGCCGGCAGTGCTGCTCGAGATAACGTCGACCGGAAACCTCGAGAGCGATCTCGACACCCTGCGACCACAACGCGCCTGGCTGTTCGAAGCCGGCTGGCGCGGCCAGCAGGGCGAACGGCTGCGATGGGACCTCGCCGTTTACGACAGCGAGTTGCGCAACGAGATAATAAACATCAACACCACTCCCTTTCCCGGCGCCGGTTTCACGATACCCGGTTTCACCAACGTGTCAGCCTCCCGGCACCAGGGAATTGAGCTGGGCCTGGACCTGCTGCTGGCGCGGGGGCTGGCCCAGCGCCGCGGACGTGCTGGCGACGACAGCCTGGAACTGTCACTGACCCTTAACGCAGTGGAATTTCACTACGTCGACGACCCGCTGTACGGCGATAACGAGATGCCGGCGGTGCCGCCACGCTTTGGCGGCGTGGCCCTCGATTACCAGCACGAGGACGGTTGCTGGGCGCGCGCGGGCATGGAGTTTGTCAACGACTACTCGGCCAATGGCCTCGGCACGCAAGCGGTACCCGGCTGGGAACTGTACAGCCTCGCCGCCGGTTGGCAACTGAACGAGCAGCTCGAAATCACGCTGGAAGTAGAAAACCTGCTCGACCGGCGCCACGTTTCCACCGTCGTGGCGGACAGCGACGACGACCACTACATTCAACCGGGTCAGCGGCGTACGCTGTCGGCCGGGCTACATTACCTCTGGTAG
- a CDS encoding nitroreductase family protein has protein sequence MKQEPPVPGQVDVASIGEDVPLLEGIRTTLSIRRLRPDPVPSGLLRKVCEAGTFAPSGGNRQPWTFVAVTEPERRAWVAERYRAAFDAYIAPAREAAEAPDFPAARRRNIESAAWLSDHLHEVPVHLFVAGRLRRGDPQFQSVFPAIQNVLLACRAVGLGACLTMLHLAHGRQVDEYLGLAEDNPSCALIAVGWPAVAYRRPVRRSVDEVLHFERYRDANEKDGKKKT, from the coding sequence ATGAAACAAGAACCCCCAGTTCCGGGCCAGGTAGATGTGGCCAGCATAGGTGAAGACGTACCCCTGCTCGAGGGCATACGTACCACCTTGTCGATACGGCGGTTGCGCCCCGATCCGGTTCCGTCGGGCTTGCTGCGCAAGGTCTGCGAGGCGGGGACTTTTGCGCCCAGTGGCGGTAACCGCCAGCCCTGGACTTTCGTGGCCGTGACCGAGCCCGAACGCAGGGCCTGGGTGGCCGAACGCTACCGTGCCGCCTTTGACGCCTACATAGCGCCGGCCCGCGAGGCGGCCGAGGCGCCTGATTTTCCGGCTGCGAGGCGGCGTAACATAGAATCGGCCGCCTGGTTGTCCGATCACCTGCACGAAGTGCCCGTGCATCTTTTCGTGGCCGGTCGGCTGCGCCGCGGTGACCCGCAGTTCCAGTCGGTGTTTCCGGCCATACAGAACGTGTTGTTGGCCTGCCGTGCGGTTGGACTGGGTGCCTGCCTGACGATGCTGCACCTGGCCCACGGTCGCCAGGTGGACGAGTACCTGGGCTTGGCCGAGGACAACCCGAGCTGCGCCCTGATAGCCGTGGGCTGGCCGGCGGTCGCCTACCGTCGGCCCGTACGCAGGTCCGTGGACGAGGTGCTGCATTTTGAACGCTACCGCGATGCCAACGAGAAAGACGGGAAGAAAAAAACTTGA
- a CDS encoding LLM class flavin-dependent oxidoreductase, producing MKYGIVLAAPTIADQVRVARRAEQAGFDSAWTIEFFNQNGHVRLAAVAAATESITVGNAIAYAFMRTPLLTASAAMDIDELSGGRMVLGLGSGTRSMNERWYSSAWQTPAPARMKEVVALVRAAFAASGGGGLKFEGEFYNANVPLYARPGMVRDSIPVYVAGVARPMVRAAAAVADGLVGHPVYTRKYIADSVLPILEGSDCELAPYVICSVSDDVEQARNEARMQIAFYFTTRLYHTILDAHGWRDRGEVIAAAFKRMDFAAMTAEVSDEMIDAIAITGRPDEVRDQLRQWDGLSEQVLLYPPTVGVAHERVSENLDAMVDAFAVS from the coding sequence ATGAAATACGGAATAGTACTCGCGGCCCCGACGATAGCCGACCAGGTGAGGGTGGCCCGGCGCGCCGAGCAGGCCGGCTTCGACTCGGCCTGGACGATAGAGTTTTTCAACCAGAACGGCCACGTGCGCCTGGCGGCCGTGGCCGCAGCCACCGAGAGCATCACGGTGGGTAACGCCATTGCCTACGCTTTTATGCGCACCCCCTTGCTGACCGCGTCGGCGGCCATGGACATCGACGAGCTGTCGGGCGGACGCATGGTGCTGGGCCTGGGCAGCGGAACCCGCAGCATGAACGAACGTTGGTACTCATCTGCCTGGCAGACGCCGGCACCCGCTAGAATGAAAGAAGTAGTGGCCCTGGTCAGGGCTGCCTTTGCCGCTTCAGGGGGTGGTGGGCTCAAGTTCGAAGGAGAGTTCTACAATGCCAACGTTCCGCTCTACGCCCGGCCGGGAATGGTGCGCGACAGCATCCCGGTCTACGTGGCCGGCGTCGCTCGGCCCATGGTGCGCGCCGCGGCCGCGGTGGCCGACGGCCTGGTTGGACACCCGGTGTACACCCGTAAGTATATTGCCGACAGCGTGCTGCCCATTCTCGAGGGTTCCGACTGCGAGCTGGCGCCTTACGTCATCTGCTCGGTCAGCGACGACGTTGAGCAGGCCCGCAACGAGGCGCGCATGCAGATCGCGTTCTATTTCACTACCCGGCTCTACCACACCATCCTCGACGCGCACGGCTGGCGCGACAGGGGCGAGGTTATAGCGGCGGCTTTCAAGCGCATGGACTTTGCCGCCATGACCGCCGAAGTGAGCGACGAGATGATAGACGCTATTGCCATTACCGGCCGCCCCGATGAAGTGCGCGACCAGCTGCGGCAGTGGGACGGTCTGAGTGAGCAGGTCTTGCTCTACCCCCCGACTGTAGGGGTGGCACACGAGCGCGTCAGCGAAAATCTCGACGCCATGGTCGACGCGTTTGCCGTTTCTTAA
- a CDS encoding mercuric reductase, with product MNQLAPDDSYNSELLEHVHPRDWTNPDPKRRYHLLVLGGGPAGLVAAAGAASLGARVALVEKGLLGGDCLNSGCVPSKALLEAARKAWDNPGGDPELYQFSAVMERMREIRATLAQADSARRFTDLGVDVFLGHGRFTGTDRLEVDGSTLLFRRAMVATGAVPTLPPVPGLSDVQPLTSENFFNLEEQPARLVVIGAGPIGCELSQAMSRLGSHVTLIDSADRILPNEDPDASRQLASALTNEGVELILNCHLSRVSLRKRATILNVEVANEGSEIEADQVLVATGRRPVVEDIGLESAGVEYTTGGITVNERLRTSNRRIYAAGDVCSVFQFTHAADAMARIVLRNALFGGRERVDRLTIPWCTYTSPELAHVGMTAHEAQSMGKKISTFTVPLEDLDRSVLAGSTRGLARVHVSARGGRILGATLLADHAGEAIGQVTQAINSAVPLGSLASVIQPYPTVAEAWKKLGDQWQKGRLNRASALLLKVLLRLRTLR from the coding sequence ATGAACCAACTGGCACCCGACGACAGCTACAATTCCGAGCTGCTTGAACACGTCCACCCCCGGGACTGGACAAACCCTGACCCGAAACGGCGTTACCACCTCCTGGTACTCGGAGGTGGTCCAGCTGGCCTCGTGGCGGCCGCCGGCGCGGCCTCCCTCGGCGCGCGCGTTGCCCTGGTCGAAAAAGGGCTTCTTGGCGGAGACTGTCTTAATTCTGGGTGTGTGCCCTCCAAGGCGCTGCTCGAAGCGGCGAGGAAGGCCTGGGACAATCCCGGTGGTGACCCCGAGCTCTACCAGTTTTCCGCGGTAATGGAGCGGATGAGGGAAATCAGGGCCACGCTGGCACAAGCAGACAGCGCGAGAAGGTTTACAGACCTCGGTGTAGACGTGTTTCTAGGACACGGCCGGTTTACCGGCACCGACCGCCTGGAAGTTGATGGAAGCACGCTCCTCTTCCGGCGGGCGATGGTCGCCACCGGTGCGGTTCCCACGCTACCACCGGTTCCAGGCCTATCGGACGTACAGCCCCTGACCAGCGAGAACTTCTTCAACCTCGAAGAACAACCGGCCCGGCTCGTCGTGATCGGCGCCGGTCCTATCGGTTGCGAACTGTCGCAGGCGATGTCCCGCCTCGGTTCGCACGTCACCCTGATCGACAGCGCCGACCGTATACTCCCCAACGAAGACCCGGATGCTTCCCGTCAACTCGCGTCGGCACTGACCAACGAAGGCGTAGAGTTAATTCTCAACTGCCACTTGTCGCGGGTAAGTCTCCGTAAACGAGCGACTATACTTAATGTTGAAGTAGCTAATGAAGGATCTGAAATCGAAGCTGACCAGGTCCTGGTCGCCACCGGACGTCGACCGGTGGTAGAGGATATCGGGCTGGAATCAGCCGGGGTGGAATACACGACCGGTGGTATAACCGTTAACGAAAGGCTGCGAACCAGCAACCGCAGGATTTATGCCGCGGGGGACGTCTGTTCGGTTTTCCAGTTTACCCACGCGGCAGACGCAATGGCGCGGATAGTCCTTCGAAATGCCCTTTTCGGGGGACGCGAACGCGTGGACAGGTTGACCATACCCTGGTGCACGTACACCAGCCCCGAGCTTGCTCACGTCGGTATGACCGCCCACGAGGCACAGTCGATGGGTAAAAAAATCAGTACTTTCACCGTGCCGCTCGAAGACCTGGACCGCTCGGTGCTGGCCGGAAGCACCAGGGGTCTTGCCCGGGTGCACGTCTCTGCCCGAGGCGGTCGAATACTGGGTGCTACCCTCCTGGCCGACCACGCGGGCGAAGCCATAGGACAGGTCACCCAGGCGATTAATTCGGCTGTTCCGCTCGGATCCCTGGCCTCGGTCATCCAGCCCTACCCAACCGTTGCCGAGGCATGGAAGAAACTGGGAGACCAGTGGCAGAAAGGCCGATTGAACCGCGCGTCGGCCTTGCTGTTAAAAGTATTGCTGAGACTTCGAACCCTGAGGTAA